The proteins below are encoded in one region of Methylophilales bacterium:
- a CDS encoding radical SAM protein: MKLIVTNHNRDTFNSRYVYPVVSRRAGGLSLGINLNTNNKCNWQCIYCEIPNLKRGKPESIDLNRLRNELKDWLNNIVKGDFIDKHTNPGTKFKDIALSGNGEPTACKEFKSVLGIIEKEFADSQFPKDVKIRLITNGSYLSEREIQDAWQEMPLAKEIWFKIDSVNTETIKQLNQVNLTHNQIKKNLESALSISSTVIQTCLTKINGQLPKESEVSDYVNFLKPYEKKITSIHLYSLARPTEQKTLYNLGRLNDQEMIRIAEKMNELSIPIFTFS; encoded by the coding sequence ATGAAACTCATTGTCACAAACCATAACCGCGATACTTTTAATAGTCGCTATGTATATCCAGTAGTTTCAAGGAGAGCTGGAGGGTTGTCTCTTGGTATAAATTTAAATACAAATAATAAATGTAATTGGCAGTGTATCTATTGTGAGATCCCTAATTTAAAACGAGGTAAACCTGAATCTATAGATCTAAATCGTCTCCGAAATGAATTAAAAGATTGGCTCAACAATATAGTTAAAGGAGATTTTATAGATAAACATACTAACCCCGGTACTAAGTTTAAAGATATTGCTCTATCTGGAAATGGTGAGCCAACTGCTTGTAAAGAATTTAAAAGTGTTCTGGGAATTATTGAGAAAGAGTTCGCTGACAGTCAATTTCCTAAAGACGTTAAAATTAGACTAATCACCAACGGTAGCTATTTGTCCGAGAGAGAGATTCAGGATGCATGGCAAGAAATGCCGCTGGCAAAAGAAATATGGTTTAAAATTGACTCTGTAAATACTGAGACTATTAAACAATTGAATCAAGTTAATTTAACCCATAACCAAATCAAAAAAAATCTTGAATCAGCTCTATCCATATCCTCAACAGTCATTCAAACTTGTCTAACCAAAATAAATGGGCAACTTCCAAAAGAAAGTGAAGTTTCTGACTATGTGAACTTTCTAAAACCCTATGAAAAAAAAATAACTAGCATTCATTTATATAGTCTTGCTAGACCCACCGAACAGAAAACGCTTTATAATCTTGGGAGGCTCAATGATCAAGAAATGATTCGGATTGCTGAAAAAATGAATGAACTTTCCATACCAATTTTTACATTTAGCTAA
- a CDS encoding 1-acyl-sn-glycerol-3-phosphate acyltransferase translates to MVKFSLIIIHLFYGFFQALYILYINDKPKKRYIKSWSKRLLSILKIHLEINQDLNKLLSNKHFLIVSNHISWLDIFLINSLVPISFLSKGDVESWPLIGKLTKCADTIYIKRGNKKSLTMASDQIEKKLNKMDSVYFFPEGFATDGSRLLPFKSNFFQTAINCNINILPLSIRYTSDGKFTSAPSYAGDISLARSMWALIKVKNLTAHISVLPLVSNKKNRKFVANEAHQKIYKALEQFK, encoded by the coding sequence ATGGTTAAATTTTCTTTAATCATCATTCATCTTTTTTACGGTTTTTTTCAAGCGCTATATATTTTGTATATCAATGACAAACCAAAAAAGAGATACATAAAAAGCTGGTCAAAAAGACTTTTAAGTATCTTAAAAATTCATTTAGAAATAAACCAAGATTTAAACAAACTTTTATCTAATAAACATTTTTTAATTGTAAGCAACCATATCTCATGGTTAGATATTTTCTTAATTAACTCCCTCGTTCCTATTTCTTTTTTATCAAAGGGCGATGTAGAAAGCTGGCCACTCATCGGCAAATTAACTAAATGTGCAGACACGATTTATATAAAAAGAGGAAACAAAAAATCACTCACAATGGCATCAGATCAAATTGAAAAAAAGTTAAATAAAATGGATAGCGTGTATTTTTTTCCTGAGGGTTTTGCAACGGATGGATCAAGATTGCTCCCCTTTAAAAGTAACTTTTTTCAAACTGCTATCAATTGCAATATAAATATCTTACCTTTATCGATACGATATACTTCTGATGGTAAATTTACCTCCGCTCCTTCATATGCAGGGGATATAAGCCTTGCCCGATCAATGTGGGCCTTAATAAAGGTAAAAAATTTAACAGCACACATATCTGTGCTTCCATTAGTATCCAATAAAAAAAATAGAAAATTTGTCGCAAATGAAGCGCATCAGAAAATATATAAAGCTTTAGAACAGTTTAAATAG
- a CDS encoding glycosyl transferase: protein MSDFYQNGIVTNLHNLRSQHPENLEKELIEFSKSRPLGLVLPSLYSELLKPALKNIVEELKHVHFIDKIIVGLDQASKYEYRDALSFFSSLPQDVIVLWNDGPRLKKIHQKLIDKKLAPTELGKGRNVWYCFGYVLAEEKLEAIALHDCDILTYKKDLLAKLIYPVANPSFNYQFCKGYYARVSEDRINGRVCRLLVTPLIRALMRIFPANNYLEYLNSFRYALSGEFSLRTEVLNDLRIPSDWGLEVGILSEMNRNYANNRLCQVDIADKYDHKHQDLSVKDSTKGLSKMSIDISKSIFRKLATNGLVFNNETFRSLKATYFRIALDFVETYHNDATINGLNFDIHAEEKAVELFAENILNAGQHFLDNPMETPFIPSWTRVTSALPEIKQEIIQAVNDDIKEYSG, encoded by the coding sequence ATGAGTGATTTTTACCAAAATGGAATTGTGACGAATCTTCATAATCTAAGATCACAACATCCAGAGAATTTAGAAAAGGAATTGATAGAATTTTCAAAAAGTAGGCCTTTGGGTTTGGTTTTACCATCGCTTTATTCAGAGCTACTCAAGCCAGCTCTAAAGAACATCGTTGAAGAACTAAAACATGTCCACTTCATTGATAAGATCATTGTAGGGTTGGATCAAGCATCAAAATACGAATATCGTGATGCATTAAGTTTTTTTTCTTCGCTCCCTCAGGATGTAATCGTCTTATGGAATGACGGTCCCAGGCTAAAAAAAATTCACCAAAAGTTAATTGATAAAAAACTTGCGCCGACAGAGCTAGGAAAAGGTAGAAACGTATGGTATTGCTTTGGCTATGTTTTAGCTGAAGAAAAGCTTGAAGCCATAGCGCTACATGACTGTGACATCCTTACCTATAAAAAAGATTTGCTAGCAAAACTTATTTATCCTGTTGCAAATCCGAGTTTTAATTATCAATTTTGCAAAGGCTACTATGCCAGAGTATCTGAGGATAGAATCAATGGACGTGTATGTCGCCTTCTTGTTACTCCTTTAATTCGTGCATTGATGAGAATTTTTCCTGCAAACAACTATCTTGAATACCTCAATAGCTTTCGTTATGCATTGTCGGGTGAATTTTCTTTAAGAACTGAGGTATTAAATGACCTCCGAATTCCAAGCGATTGGGGCTTAGAAGTTGGAATCTTATCTGAAATGAATCGTAACTATGCAAACAACCGATTATGTCAGGTTGATATAGCTGATAAATATGATCACAAACATCAGGATTTAAGCGTAAAAGATTCTACTAAAGGCCTCTCCAAAATGTCGATTGATATCAGTAAATCAATTTTTAGGAAGTTGGCTACAAATGGCTTGGTTTTTAATAACGAAACATTTCGCTCTCTGAAAGCAACATACTTCAGAATAGCACTAGATTTTGTCGAGACCTATCACAATGATGCCACAATCAATGGATTAAATTTTGATATTCACGCAGAAGAGAAAGCTGTTGAACTCTTCGCAGAAAATATACTTAACGCCGGCCAACACTTTTTAGATAATCCTATGGAAACACCATTTATTCCTAGTTGGACAAGAGTGACAAGTGCCTTACCAGAGATAAAACAAGAAATTATCCAAGCTGTAAATGACGATATAAAAGAATACTCAGGATAG
- a CDS encoding cytochrome b, producing the protein MNNNIKYTNVAIALHWLIGIAILFMFVLGWFMTELPKETPKTTSFDIFNLGLITWEVEEEQSQRSFYFNLHKSVGLSLLMLIVLRMYWRFTHRPPAFLSSMKLWEKRLAKATHHSLYLLMFLIPLSGIIMSAGSKYGIKWFGIKVIPGFDDKAIRELFYEFHEIFGLLLLFLLIFHILGAIKHSLIDKDGTLRRMWFNKN; encoded by the coding sequence ATGAATAATAATATCAAATACACAAACGTAGCCATTGCCCTTCATTGGTTGATTGGCATTGCCATTTTATTTATGTTTGTTCTTGGTTGGTTTATGACTGAACTACCTAAAGAAACGCCTAAGACTACTAGTTTTGATATATTTAATTTGGGCCTCATAACATGGGAAGTAGAAGAGGAACAATCACAAAGATCCTTTTACTTTAATCTTCATAAGTCAGTGGGCCTGAGTTTACTTATGCTTATTGTTTTAAGGATGTACTGGAGGTTTACCCATCGCCCGCCTGCTTTTCTTAGTTCGATGAAACTTTGGGAAAAGCGCTTAGCCAAAGCCACGCATCACTCACTTTATCTGCTTATGTTTCTCATCCCTCTATCAGGAATCATTATGTCAGCTGGCAGTAAATATGGAATCAAATGGTTTGGTATTAAAGTAATTCCTGGTTTTGATGACAAAGCAATCAGGGAATTATTTTATGAATTCCATGAAATTTTTGGTTTGCTTCTTTTATTTCTTCTAATATTCCATATTCTCGGTGCAATAAAACACTCTCTTATTGATAAAGACGGTACATTGAGAAGGATGTGGTTCAATAAAAACTAA
- a CDS encoding quinoprotein relay system zinc metallohydrolase 2 gives MIRYRKNFFLKHSLVLIFLLIFSKFIYASSPSIEFEEVAPGIFVHQGEHLDVDETYHGDIANIGFIVGEESIAVIDSGGSLKIGNELKTAIRKFSKLPVRYVINTHVHLDHIYGNASFVGENVDFIGHVELPKAMALRKEFYERINLEYLDVPNDQSIQIAPNILIKPNESKIFDLGNRKIKVTAYSIAHTKTDVTVEDLRTKTLWAGDLLFTERTPVIDGDIHGFIDVIDKILMLDIDQVIPGHGTPTKKWKEAFLKEQNYFKLLRDEVRLAIDNDQDLQLTIDTAGQSESEKWELFDIQNGRNINKIFPTMEWE, from the coding sequence ATGATTAGATATAGAAAAAACTTTTTTTTGAAACATTCTTTGGTGTTAATTTTCTTACTCATTTTTAGTAAGTTTATTTATGCTTCAAGTCCTTCAATTGAATTTGAAGAAGTTGCTCCAGGCATTTTTGTTCATCAAGGTGAGCACTTGGACGTAGACGAAACATACCATGGAGACATTGCAAACATTGGCTTTATTGTTGGAGAAGAATCAATTGCCGTCATTGATTCGGGAGGTTCTCTTAAAATTGGTAACGAACTTAAAACGGCAATTAGAAAATTTTCTAAATTACCCGTTCGATATGTAATCAACACCCATGTTCATCTTGATCATATTTATGGGAACGCTTCCTTTGTTGGAGAAAATGTAGATTTTATAGGTCATGTTGAATTACCCAAAGCCATGGCACTTAGAAAAGAGTTTTATGAGCGTATCAATCTCGAATACCTTGATGTTCCCAATGATCAATCTATCCAAATTGCACCTAATATATTAATTAAACCGAATGAAAGTAAAATTTTTGACTTGGGCAATAGAAAAATAAAAGTCACGGCCTACTCGATCGCCCATACAAAAACCGATGTTACCGTCGAAGATTTAAGAACTAAGACACTTTGGGCAGGAGATTTATTATTCACAGAAAGAACCCCAGTCATTGATGGTGATATTCACGGGTTCATAGACGTTATCGACAAAATTTTAATGTTGGATATTGATCAAGTCATCCCTGGTCATGGGACTCCTACAAAAAAATGGAAAGAAGCTTTTTTAAAAGAACAAAATTATTTTAAATTATTAAGAGACGAAGTTAGGTTGGCGATTGATAATGATCAGGACCTTCAATTAACAATTGATACAGCAGGCCAATCGGAGTCAGAAAAATGGGAGTTATTTGATATCCAAAACGGTAGAAATATAAATAAAATATTTCCTACGATGGAGTGGGAGTAA
- a CDS encoding DUF485 domain-containing protein — protein MKSNYNHQLNVLTKLRAKIIRPLLFLTIAPYFLFIGVIAFKPEMFSPFIFDTHISLGIFLGLVLILLIFIITIIYVYLANKFIEPQISAIKK, from the coding sequence ATGAAGTCAAATTATAACCATCAACTTAATGTTCTAACAAAATTGAGAGCAAAAATAATTCGCCCACTCTTATTTTTAACTATAGCCCCGTATTTCCTTTTTATTGGAGTTATTGCATTTAAACCCGAAATGTTTAGTCCTTTCATTTTTGATACTCATATTTCCTTAGGGATTTTTTTAGGATTAGTACTTATTCTTTTGATATTCATCATTACGATCATATATGTTTATCTAGCCAACAAATTTATTGAGCCACAGATTAGTGCCATCAAGAAATAA
- a CDS encoding HAD-IIB family hydrolase codes for MLLVYSDLDATLLDHENYSFNPAIPALKLLEKKGIPLILASSKTYQEMIAIKKSMGNHYPFIYENGSGIFFRKKIAFGVAHKDIKSFLESLRKKFSFELFSDFSPNQLKKYTGLTEKHAENAMKREHSEPILWNDEYKKLKNFITLIEKKSLVAAQGGRFLTISGQYTKADALLWIKKAYENEFRVPVTTIALGDSENDIKMLKIADYAILVKHPYKNFPQIDHPNIIRTKEIGPLGWNNALINLVSEL; via the coding sequence ATGTTATTGGTCTATAGTGATCTAGATGCAACCCTTCTAGATCATGAAAATTATTCCTTTAATCCAGCAATACCCGCTCTAAAGTTACTTGAAAAAAAAGGAATTCCACTGATACTTGCAAGTAGTAAAACTTATCAGGAGATGATTGCTATCAAAAAATCTATGGGCAATCATTATCCCTTTATTTACGAAAATGGGTCTGGTATTTTTTTTAGAAAAAAAATTGCCTTTGGAGTTGCGCACAAAGATATTAAGAGCTTTCTTGAATCTCTAAGAAAAAAATTTTCGTTTGAGTTATTCTCTGACTTTTCACCTAATCAACTAAAAAAATATACTGGGCTTACTGAGAAACATGCAGAAAATGCAATGAAAAGAGAGCACTCTGAACCTATTTTATGGAACGACGAGTATAAAAAATTAAAAAATTTCATAACGTTAATTGAAAAAAAGTCTTTAGTTGCAGCACAAGGGGGCCGATTTTTAACCATTTCAGGGCAATATACTAAAGCAGATGCACTATTATGGATCAAAAAGGCTTATGAAAACGAATTTAGAGTTCCAGTCACTACAATAGCATTGGGTGATAGTGAGAATGATATTAAGATGTTAAAAATAGCTGATTATGCTATTTTGGTGAAACATCCTTATAAAAATTTCCCGCAAATCGATCACCCAAATATTATTCGAACAAAGGAAATTGGGCCATTAGGATGGAATAATGCATTAATTAATTTAGTGAGTGAACTATGA
- the mutY gene encoding A/G-specific adenine glycosylase, whose amino-acid sequence MGFISDQLIQWHKRSGRHNLPWQNTDNPYLIWLSEIMLQQTQVSTVLTYFEKFIKRFPNIDALANAEEERVLELWSGLGYYARARNLHKTAIEISKNYDGKFPSSFDTLLTLPGIGRSTAGAISAFAFKEKKPILDGNVKRVFTRHFGIMEWAGKLSVEKKLWEIASDNLPKTNKYIQTYTQALMDLGATVCKRSQPLCNNCPLQRECISFKKNLTKDIPISKPKKTLPTKEIYLLVINSDDSYLFKKKPSKGIWAGLWSMPELENFENSENWIKENLGEGNFKILKLGKHKTAFTHYKLNIHFQYILLDKLGLPRIDNYKWIERNNLKNAALPSPIKKILNSFESV is encoded by the coding sequence ATGGGTTTTATTTCAGACCAACTAATTCAATGGCATAAGAGATCAGGGCGACATAACTTGCCATGGCAAAATACAGATAATCCTTATCTTATTTGGTTGTCAGAGATTATGCTTCAACAGACGCAAGTTAGTACTGTTTTAACTTATTTTGAAAAATTTATTAAGCGTTTTCCGAATATAGATGCCCTTGCTAATGCAGAAGAAGAAAGGGTTCTTGAATTGTGGAGTGGACTCGGTTATTACGCTCGAGCAAGGAACTTACACAAAACAGCTATAGAAATTTCAAAAAATTATGATGGTAAATTCCCATCATCATTCGATACACTTTTAACTTTACCAGGGATTGGTCGCTCAACAGCGGGAGCAATTTCTGCATTCGCCTTTAAAGAAAAGAAGCCCATTTTAGATGGAAATGTTAAACGCGTATTTACAAGACACTTCGGAATTATGGAATGGGCTGGAAAACTTTCAGTAGAAAAAAAATTATGGGAAATAGCTTCTGACAATTTACCGAAAACCAATAAATATATTCAAACCTACACCCAAGCACTGATGGATTTAGGCGCAACTGTCTGTAAAAGAAGTCAGCCGCTGTGTAATAATTGCCCCTTACAAAGAGAGTGTATTAGTTTTAAGAAAAATTTAACAAAAGACATTCCTATTTCTAAACCAAAAAAAACCTTACCGACAAAAGAGATTTATTTATTAGTAATTAATTCTGATGATTCCTATTTATTCAAAAAAAAACCATCAAAGGGAATTTGGGCAGGCCTTTGGTCCATGCCTGAATTAGAAAATTTTGAGAATTCTGAAAATTGGATAAAAGAAAATCTAGGTGAAGGTAATTTTAAAATTTTAAAATTAGGTAAACACAAGACTGCATTTACGCACTATAAACTAAATATTCATTTTCAATATATATTGTTGGATAAGCTTGGGCTCCCTAGAATTGATAATTACAAATGGATTGAGAGAAATAATTTAAAAAATGCTGCTTTGCCTAGCCCTATTAAAAAAATTCTAAACTCTTTCGAGAGTGTTTAA
- a CDS encoding PQQ-binding-like beta-propeller repeat protein, whose protein sequence is MKFITLILLVFFLLFFLTSCGQPDQEWNSYGEDLTNQRFSKITQINKTNVEKLGLAWQFQTGVKATFQATPIVHKGIMYVSLPFNNVLALDAKTGNEIWRYEHDLNPNWKLCCGPSNRGVALQGKQLFFGTVDARLISLNIKTGEKIWDINVVKNNVESESISDLDESDANSDKQISGGTGVGISMAPVVYNGKVIIGITGVGYGLHVEEEGANTPLGAVVGVSGKFGRSGFLAAYDIHSGQQIWQFNTILETGWEGNFNNFIEDGVTLNRDIYHEKATLDKYPNAAEFGGGSAWTTPAIDKETNTLFFGTGNPSPQMSGETRPGDNLYTVSIVALDAETGKLKWYYQQVPHDIWGYDVASPPVLFYAYHDGQVIPAVAQASKTGWLYIINRDTGALILKSEAFVPQSNLFAGASKEGTIIYPGILGGSNWSPISINSDLNLAFVSGIHAPIKYTLHEKNTENGITEYTSSEPTNDPQWGLLSAINLSTGKIQWQYKTPQPLVGGTLSTKGGLVFLGEGNGNFNAIDATSGALLWQTYTDAGVNAPPITYLIDGEQYIAVVAGGNKIMGFSQGDYISVYKLPKAE, encoded by the coding sequence ATGAAGTTTATTACTCTAATTCTTTTAGTTTTCTTTTTACTATTTTTTCTTACTAGTTGTGGTCAGCCAGACCAAGAATGGAATTCATATGGAGAAGATCTAACTAATCAACGTTTTTCTAAAATTACCCAAATCAATAAAACAAATGTTGAAAAACTTGGCTTAGCTTGGCAGTTTCAAACAGGGGTTAAAGCAACATTTCAAGCTACTCCAATTGTACATAAAGGTATTATGTATGTTTCACTCCCTTTCAATAATGTACTTGCTTTGGATGCCAAAACTGGAAATGAAATTTGGCGTTATGAGCATGATCTTAACCCTAACTGGAAACTTTGTTGTGGTCCATCAAACAGGGGAGTTGCACTTCAAGGTAAACAATTATTCTTTGGCACGGTAGATGCTCGACTTATTTCCCTAAATATTAAAACAGGTGAAAAAATATGGGATATCAATGTTGTCAAAAACAATGTTGAGTCTGAATCTATAAGCGACCTGGATGAATCTGATGCCAATTCTGATAAACAAATAAGTGGTGGGACTGGCGTAGGTATTTCTATGGCGCCGGTAGTCTATAACGGCAAAGTGATTATTGGAATCACCGGCGTAGGATATGGACTTCATGTAGAGGAAGAGGGAGCTAATACACCATTAGGTGCGGTGGTTGGTGTATCAGGGAAATTCGGTCGGTCAGGCTTTTTAGCTGCATACGATATACATTCTGGTCAGCAAATATGGCAATTTAATACTATTTTAGAGACTGGATGGGAAGGGAATTTTAATAACTTTATTGAAGATGGGGTCACTTTAAACAGAGATATTTATCATGAAAAGGCTACCTTAGACAAATATCCCAATGCGGCAGAATTTGGAGGAGGTTCTGCATGGACAACTCCTGCAATAGACAAGGAAACAAATACCCTTTTCTTTGGTACAGGGAATCCTTCTCCTCAAATGAGTGGAGAAACTCGGCCGGGTGATAATTTATATACTGTATCCATTGTCGCACTTGATGCTGAAACGGGGAAATTGAAATGGTACTACCAACAAGTTCCTCACGACATTTGGGGGTATGATGTTGCTAGCCCACCTGTACTTTTTTATGCATATCATGATGGTCAAGTCATTCCTGCTGTCGCCCAGGCAAGTAAAACTGGATGGTTATATATTATAAATAGAGACACGGGAGCGCTCATATTAAAATCAGAAGCATTTGTACCCCAGAGTAATCTCTTTGCTGGAGCATCAAAGGAGGGGACTATTATTTACCCTGGTATCTTAGGAGGTTCTAATTGGTCTCCTATCAGCATTAATTCAGATTTAAATCTTGCCTTTGTCTCAGGCATTCATGCTCCAATCAAATATACACTTCATGAAAAAAATACTGAAAACGGAATCACTGAATATACCAGTTCAGAGCCCACAAATGACCCGCAGTGGGGTCTGCTTTCAGCAATCAATTTATCGACAGGTAAAATACAATGGCAATATAAAACACCACAGCCACTTGTTGGAGGAACGTTATCTACCAAAGGGGGTTTAGTATTCCTGGGAGAGGGCAATGGAAATTTTAATGCCATCGATGCGACTTCAGGGGCATTACTTTGGCAAACTTATACTGATGCTGGCGTTAATGCACCTCCCATCACCTACCTCATAGATGGGGAACAGTATATCGCTGTCGTCGCCGGTGGTAATAAAATTATGGGCTTTTCTCAGGGTGATTATATAAGTGTTTATAAACTTCCAAAAGCTGAATGA
- a CDS encoding sugar phosphorylase, producing MQQEKTRQQLKLKIKYHLNQIYKNKKNHKLSQTIFNIFFEKKNPIQPNLSNTKWGQEDIILITYANTFINQKKAPLKNLRNFLSKYIKKTINSVHILPYFPYSSDDGFAVIDFTKVNEGFGTWSDIEEIAKNYKLMTDVVINHCSSRSQWFEQFKNNHKPGVDFFLDLPKKTNTKKVIRPRTSDLLQEINTASGKKYVWCTFGPDQPDLNYQNPEVMIEMLKIVKNYLDKGSQILRLDAIAFLWKDLNTNCINLTETHEFVRLVRTLIDHYSDKAYLITETNIPNRENLSYFGNRNEAHLVYNFALPPLIMHSLLNNSSHKLKQWLMRMPPAMFGTTYFNFIASHDGIGLRSVENILEKSEIAALISSAKKANGKISYRTTGHISEPYEINISLFDAFKYHIKDGLDRMQNQRFICAHTIMLAMEGIPAFYIHSLLATKNDYKKLLHSSQNRSINRHQWSLEDIEKKLGSRTHHKKIFFELLRLIEVRKKQKAFHPNATQFTLEINESIFGLWRQSLDREQSIFSIHNVSNKTVTFNPSLLNMIETDRWSDLISGKSLKNLYQEIKLKPYKSIWLSNK from the coding sequence ATGCAACAAGAGAAAACTAGACAGCAACTAAAGTTAAAAATCAAATACCATCTTAACCAAATTTATAAAAATAAAAAAAACCATAAATTAAGTCAAACAATTTTTAATATTTTTTTTGAAAAAAAAAATCCTATTCAACCAAACCTCTCGAATACGAAGTGGGGGCAAGAGGATATTATTTTAATCACTTATGCAAATACGTTCATTAATCAAAAAAAAGCTCCTCTTAAAAACTTAAGAAATTTCCTTTCTAAGTACATAAAAAAAACAATAAATTCTGTCCATATATTACCTTACTTTCCATACAGCTCAGACGATGGATTTGCAGTTATTGATTTTACAAAAGTTAATGAAGGTTTTGGTACTTGGAGTGATATTGAGGAAATTGCAAAAAATTATAAGCTAATGACAGATGTCGTCATTAATCATTGCTCATCAAGAAGTCAATGGTTTGAACAATTCAAAAATAATCATAAGCCAGGAGTAGATTTCTTTTTAGATTTACCAAAAAAAACAAACACCAAAAAAGTTATCAGACCACGAACCTCTGATTTATTACAAGAGATCAATACAGCCAGTGGTAAAAAATATGTATGGTGTACTTTTGGCCCAGATCAACCAGACCTAAACTATCAAAATCCTGAGGTTATGATAGAAATGCTAAAAATTGTCAAAAATTATCTTGATAAAGGGTCTCAAATATTACGTCTAGATGCAATCGCGTTTCTTTGGAAAGATCTAAATACAAACTGTATAAACCTAACTGAAACACATGAGTTTGTGAGACTAGTTCGAACATTAATTGATCATTATTCGGATAAAGCCTATTTAATTACTGAGACAAATATTCCTAACCGTGAAAATCTCTCTTATTTTGGAAATCGTAATGAAGCACATCTGGTTTATAACTTTGCTCTCCCTCCACTCATAATGCATAGTTTATTAAATAATAGTAGTCATAAATTGAAACAATGGCTTATGAGAATGCCTCCCGCAATGTTTGGAACTACTTACTTTAACTTTATTGCGAGTCATGATGGGATAGGCCTTAGGTCAGTAGAAAATATTCTTGAAAAGTCTGAAATTGCTGCATTAATTTCAAGCGCTAAAAAAGCTAACGGTAAAATTTCCTATCGAACCACAGGGCATATAAGTGAACCCTATGAAATTAATATTAGCTTATTTGATGCTTTTAAATATCATATTAAAGATGGACTGGATCGCATGCAAAACCAAAGGTTTATTTGTGCACACACCATTATGCTTGCAATGGAGGGAATACCTGCATTCTATATACACAGTCTACTGGCAACTAAAAATGATTATAAAAAATTACTCCATTCATCACAAAATCGTTCAATTAATCGCCATCAGTGGTCATTAGAAGATATTGAGAAAAAATTGGGTTCAAGGACCCATCACAAGAAAATTTTTTTTGAATTATTACGACTTATTGAGGTTAGAAAAAAACAGAAGGCATTTCATCCCAATGCGACACAGTTTACCTTAGAAATAAATGAATCAATATTTGGTCTATGGCGGCAGAGCTTAGATCGCGAACAAAGTATATTTAGTATTCATAATGTTTCTAACAAAACTGTAACTTTTAATCCGTCCTTACTAAATATGATTGAGACTGACCGCTGGAGTGACCTTATCTCGGGCAAATCACTCAAAAATTTATACCAAGAAATAAAATTAAAACCCTATAAATCAATATGGCTCTCTAATAAATAA
- a CDS encoding DoxX family protein — protein sequence MTVCKLLGVISRVLMALIFFVSVLFIINNIYNTPNGYALYQDLLGARGIPGIFAPISILVQLIAGFTLIIGYKIKITSYVLSVYSFVWAIIYFMNALGGQPLLLMSLQYLAICGGLLHLALNPETGYSIDGCKKGK from the coding sequence ATGACTGTGTGTAAATTATTAGGTGTTATCTCTCGAGTGTTAATGGCACTCATATTTTTTGTATCTGTTCTTTTTATCATCAACAATATCTACAACACCCCTAACGGTTATGCTTTATATCAAGATTTATTAGGTGCCAGAGGCATACCAGGAATTTTTGCGCCTATCAGTATACTTGTTCAGCTCATTGCAGGATTTACTCTAATTATTGGTTACAAAATCAAAATTACTTCTTATGTTCTTTCAGTTTATTCATTTGTATGGGCAATAATTTACTTTATGAACGCTTTAGGAGGGCAACCGCTATTATTAATGTCACTTCAATATCTTGCAATTTGTGGCGGTCTTCTGCACTTAGCGTTAAACCCAGAGACTGGCTACAGTATTGATGGTTGTAAGAAAGGCAAATAA